The segment TCGGAGGTACCTCCTAGGTCAAATGATCTGCTGTAGTTTACTTTGACATAGGCGATGCCTGCTCTGTCAGCATTGCCATTGACGCCATTGACCGTAATTCTGACGACCATTTCTCCGCCAGAGGATATGTCTGATGCTTGTAGATTTTGATTGATTTTATGGTTGGCTATACCATTAAAATTGGCCGTGGTGAGTTGGCGCAGACTGGATGTATTTGCCCCAACAAAAACGGAAATGTCGTGGGCATTGTTATTGCCTCCTGTGAGCAGAATCTCTATAGTAGGTGTGTAGCCAAGTTGTACTTGACTGTGGAGACCAGTTAGTGTTTGCGTGACAGATTGGCCTTTGGTGACCATGGATCCTGTCCACCCTTCTGCATAATCATAGCTCCCGAGCAATACATCATTGGAGAATCCGTGACTTTGTCCTGAGAAGTAATAATTGGCATAGACTGCACGGCTTTCTTGGATGAAATAGTTTTCGGCAGCCAGTCCTCCTACGTTATTTTCTGAGTACTTGGACATTCTCAATCCAAAACCTAAATCTAGTCTGTAGGTGAGGAAATAAGCACTGCTGTCAGAAAATAGGTTGTAGTAAGTGTGCGGTTGTGCATCGGTGGCTAGGTAAAGCGGAGTGTCTGAAGTGCCATCATGTTTCTGCCCGTAAAACTCGATGTAATCACTCACATTGAATACACCGTCACTTTCACCCACTACGGAGATGGCTACTTCTTGTCCTTTGTAGAACAGTTGAAATTTTCTTGGATCTACACTGCCTACTGGGACTCCAGCTGTGGCTAGCTGGGTTCGTGTCAATTGATAAATGCCATTTTCAGCAATCTGAATCTTGTAATACTGTTGATTGTAATTGATCCACTCATTGCCGTATGGCTGAGCCATGAGCATGTTGAGTGACATGACCAAAAGACATAGAGGCAAGATGATGTGTTTACTTTTTGTCATTGAAACGGGCTTTCAAAGATAGTACATGGGAGTAGGGAGATTCGGCTTGATCTCCGATATCAGTCATTGCGTAATCGATACTGAACTGTTTCAGTTGGACGCCTACTCCAAAATTAGGTTGGAAGACTGTAGTATAGGATCGGTCAAAATTTTGGATTTCTTGAAACTGTCCTACCCCAAATCTGACAAAAAATTTGTCGACATAGCCCAATTCTATTCCTGCTTTTGGGTCTATAGACAATTGCTCTGATTTGATCAGCGTGTTTCTTTTGCCATCGAGGGTGCTTTCTAGGTCAACAGAGATGAGCATGCTCAATTTTTGTATAAAGTTTAGCCTATAACTAGCTCCCAAAATGAATCTAGGAAGTGTGACTTCTATTGAGTTTTCTGGGATTTCGTTTCCAGTCTGGGCGTAAATGTCGGCGATCATCGAGGTGTTATGATTCCAAGTATTGTAAGTACCTGTGATATCTTTGAGCATCAATCCGATGTTGATATTCTTGATTGATTTTTGAAAGCCTATGTCTAAACCATAGCCCCATGCAGTAGCGAAGCTGCCCGCACTTCGGTAGATGATTTTGGCACTGATACCTGCACGAATACCTCCGAGTGCATGGAGTTTTCTTGCGTACGAGAATAAAAAGCCATAATCTGCAGAGGAGAAGAATTTGATGTTGTCATAGTTGAGGGCACCATTGGCATCATAGAGATAGCGCGTGTCAGGGATGTCATCGATCCCTAGTCGGATGGCAGATATTGCCAAAGTACTCAAACTATCAATACGGGTAGAGAAGGCAGCGTAATCATAGTTGGCGATACCTGCGAAATATTGTGAGTGCATCAACGCACCGCTGTACTTGTCTTTTTGGAGATTGAGCCCCGCTGGATTCCAATAGCCTGATGATATGTCATCTGCCACAGCAGTGTAGGCCCCACTCATAGCCATGGCTCTGGCATCTACCCCAATAGCCAAAAATTCATTGCTGTATTTAGGCGTGTTTGTTTGGGCAAACGAGCTAGCATAGGACAGGTAGCAGAAGAAGGCGATGAGATATTTTTTCAAACTTTACCTTTAAGAATACAAACTCTACAAAGGTAGAAACATTGCTGCATCGGTCAATATTAAATTAAAGGGTAAATAGAAGTGCAGAGACAATTCAATGATTCAAATTGACTTATTTTTATTTTTAATAGTTATATACAAAGAAATTTGATAAAAATTAGAAATATTTAACCCAGTACTAGGCTATACAAGGTACTTTTCCGTACAAGATTTAAATCATTCTCAAACTTGAATTCTAATGCTATGATTTCATTATTAATCGTTCTGTTCGTCATCCTATTTCATATGATGATAGAGGTGATGAACTAGAAATAAAAAAGTAAGGCTATGAAAATAGAGAATACACAGGTCCAAATGAGAAAGGGTATACTCGAATTCTGCGTGTTGAAGATCATCTCAAGAGGAGAGGTCTATGCTTCTGATATGATTGAGGAGTTGACTTCAGCGAGAATTATGGTGGTAGAAGGTACTTTGTATCCCTTGTTGACCAGACTGAGAAAGGCAGGGCTTGTAGATTACAAATGGATAGAGTCTAGTTCTGGACCTCCGAGAAAGTACTATACGATTACTGAAGAAGGCAAAGACTTTTTGCTGCATTTGGATGAAACGTGGAGTCAGCTTGTGACATCTACTCAAAAAATATCGAAACAATGAATTTCTTGAATTTTAGTAACAACCCAGACATAATCGCATGTCACTCAGGTAAAATAGAAGGGCAATGAAAAAGAATATTAGTATCAATATCAGCGGTATCATCTTTCATATCGAAGAGGATGGTTACACCAGTTTGAAATCCTATTTAGAAACGATCAATCGGTACTTTTCGACTTATGAAGATAGTGTTGAGATCATTTCGGATATCGAAAGCCGTATTGCAGAGATATTTTTGAGCAAGCTTAGTGATGGCAAACAGATCATTACGATAGATGATGTCAATGCTTTGATCAAGACGATGGGTACCATTGCTGACTTTGATGCCATCGAGTCTGATGATGAAAAAAACACCCAAGAGGAGTCTGAGCCAGAGCCTAAAAATGAGCAAAAATCTCAGACTCATGTAGATACTGATCCTGCCAAAAAGAAACTCTATAGAGATGACAGACGAAAGGTTCTAGGTGGAGTGGCTTCTGGGATAGCTTATTTTTTCTCCATCGACCCCTTATGGATAAGGTTATTGATGGTGGCTTTGTTTCTCAACGTATTCAATTTTGGGTTTAGTGGAGGTGTTTTTTTGGCATACATTGTCCTTTGGATTGTGATCCCAGTATCTACAGATCTTGGAGATGAGGAGAGTGTCAAAAAGATGTTTAGAGATCCAGAAAACCAAGTCCTTGGAGGAGTGGCATCCGGGATTGCTGCCTATTTTGGTGTGGATATTACGGTTATTCGATTGTTGTTCGTACTATCTATCTTTTTAGGGGGCTCAGGGATTATCCTTTACATCATTTTATGGATGATAACACCGGTAGCCAAAAGTCTTACGGAGAAAATGCAGATGCAGGGAGAACCCGTCACCCTCTCCAATATCCAACAGACCCTGAGTAAAACAATCAAAACGACCGAAGGTGAAGAAAGTGCCTTTGTCAAAATTTTGCTTTTCCCGTTTAGGGTGCTGTCCGAGCTGTTCAAAGTGTTGGGCAAATTAATCGGCCCGATTTCCAAATTGGTATTTGATATTCTGAGAATTGCCTTTGGGATAGTGATCGTAGTGGCTGGTTTTTCTGGCATTATTGCTTTTTTAGCTGCTTTGGCCGTGTTGTTTGGCGTATCAACAATCGGGATGGATTATGGTACTGTGGTGCCGATTCCATTTGAAGTTTTGTCTCAGAGTTTTTCTGTTTTTGCTTATCTCTCTGCGATTATTTTGGCCGTGATGCCGATGCTGTTTTTGACTTTGATGGGAGTCTCGTTGTTGGCCAAAAGATGGGTGATCAGTGCAGCCATTGGTTGGTCTTTGTTGGGAGTCTGGTTAATCGGTTTGGTCATGGCGTTGGTGACGATTCCTGGAGCGGTAGCGAGTTTCAGGAATGAGGGAGAGTACAAGCAAAGCTTGGTTTTTCCCGTCCAAACGGATCAAGAATTGGTGTTTAGACTAAATCCAGATGATTTTAGAGGAATTAATACTCCATCCATGAGATTGAGAGCGAGCGATGACTCTGTTGTCAATTTGGTCATGATCAAAGAATCCAGAGGTAAGACCCGATCAGAAGCTATCGAAAATGCGAAAATGATAAACTACCGTGTGACACAGGAAGGGAATGAGTTCATGTTTGACCCCAATTACACGTTCATCGAAGGAGCCAAATTTAGAGCACAGCAGTTGAAATTCACATTGTATGTTCCGCTTGGACAGGTGTTTGTGATGGAGGAAGAGATGCAAGATGTGCTTTCATCAAGCTTCAATAGCTCCACTTATGGGATCATGGATGTGGATGGAGAGAATCGTTGGATGTTTTCAGACAGTGGGCTGAAGTGTATCACCTGTGAGT is part of the Reichenbachiella agarivorans genome and harbors:
- a CDS encoding putative type IX sorting system protein PorV2; the encoded protein is MKKYLIAFFCYLSYASSFAQTNTPKYSNEFLAIGVDARAMAMSGAYTAVADDISSGYWNPAGLNLQKDKYSGALMHSQYFAGIANYDYAAFSTRIDSLSTLAISAIRLGIDDIPDTRYLYDANGALNYDNIKFFSSADYGFLFSYARKLHALGGIRAGISAKIIYRSAGSFATAWGYGLDIGFQKSIKNINIGLMLKDITGTYNTWNHNTSMIADIYAQTGNEIPENSIEVTLPRFILGASYRLNFIQKLSMLISVDLESTLDGKRNTLIKSEQLSIDPKAGIELGYVDKFFVRFGVGQFQEIQNFDRSYTTVFQPNFGVGVQLKQFSIDYAMTDIGDQAESPYSHVLSLKARFNDKK
- a CDS encoding PadR family transcriptional regulator, translating into MKIENTQVQMRKGILEFCVLKIISRGEVYASDMIEELTSARIMVVEGTLYPLLTRLRKAGLVDYKWIESSSGPPRKYYTITEEGKDFLLHLDETWSQLVTSTQKISKQ
- a CDS encoding GIN domain-containing protein; translated protein: MKKNISINISGIIFHIEEDGYTSLKSYLETINRYFSTYEDSVEIISDIESRIAEIFLSKLSDGKQIITIDDVNALIKTMGTIADFDAIESDDEKNTQEESEPEPKNEQKSQTHVDTDPAKKKLYRDDRRKVLGGVASGIAYFFSIDPLWIRLLMVALFLNVFNFGFSGGVFLAYIVLWIVIPVSTDLGDEESVKKMFRDPENQVLGGVASGIAAYFGVDITVIRLLFVLSIFLGGSGIILYIILWMITPVAKSLTEKMQMQGEPVTLSNIQQTLSKTIKTTEGEESAFVKILLFPFRVLSELFKVLGKLIGPISKLVFDILRIAFGIVIVVAGFSGIIAFLAALAVLFGVSTIGMDYGTVVPIPFEVLSQSFSVFAYLSAIILAVMPMLFLTLMGVSLLAKRWVISAAIGWSLLGVWLIGLVMALVTIPGAVASFRNEGEYKQSLVFPVQTDQELVFRLNPDDFRGINTPSMRLRASDDSVVNLVMIKESRGKTRSEAIENAKMINYRVTQEGNEFMFDPNYTFIEGAKFRAQQLKFTLYVPLGQVFVMEEEMQDVLSSSFNSSTYGIMDVDGENRWMFSDSGLKCITCESPESNEDTIPAEVDSTSEAEKITYYGEKSVGKEKSMVFEMKDFDQIDAQGIYTIYVERGDKYSVVIKGGEDLRKEVVVKQYDRILELDFINKEWNLLKELSDEEKLEVYITMPRLKSVKSAGLCTLHIDRFESDDFQISMNGASNCKLSLEVKELEVDLSGAAVLELSGQADYMLTKVSGAANLKAFGLETNVLEINASGAASAKVYAKDKLIANASGISSVRYKGDPDSKKINESGISKIKSTFE